DNA from Stutzerimonas decontaminans:
CAGTGCTTGGCGGTATCCGCAATGCTGGCCTCGTTCTCCTTCCTCCAGACAGCCACTGCCTGATCATCGATTACTTTCGGAGCGCCCAGCTTCTTGCCCTGTGCCCTGGCCCGCTCGATCCCGGCCATCTGACGTGCCTTGATGTTGGCTCGTTCCAGCTCCGCTACGGCAGCCAGCATGGCGAGCATGGCCTTGCCGACTGGGCTGGATAGGTCGAATCCCTCGCGCATGGATACCACCGTCACTCCCTTGGCCTTCAGGGCTTCGACTGTTTCCAGAACGTCGATGGTGTCTCTGCCCAATCGGTCGATGGCTGCCACGACAACCGTGTCTCCCTTCCTGGCGTATGCGTGGAGTGCCTTGAAGCCCTCCCGTTGCAGTGCCTTGGTGGCCCCGCTAGTGGCCTCATCAGAGAACCACTCGCTCACGTTGAAGCGTTGGCTGATGGCGTGGCGCTGGGCCTCGGTAGTTTGGTCGTCGGTGCTGACTCGGACGTAGGCGATGGTGGCGGTCATGGCTGATAGCTCCTTGAGCGCTATGTGGATCACAAAGCTGGCTCAAGATGCTATTGTGTGGATCGGTAGAAATCAACAATTCTGATCCACCTAGAGGGCTCGGCGTTTCGTCCGGCTCAAGCTGTGCCCAGGTTGGCTCGGAAGGTACACCTTCTGATCCATGTCGCTCCCGTCCGGTATAGTTCGTCGATTACCCACGAGAGGCGAGACAGGGATGCCATGCGCAACGACCTTCTGATAGCTGCCGAGTCGCTGTTGAACATACTGATTGGCCACGCCACAGGATCGCCTGGAAGTGACGCCGACTATGCCAAGTTACGGAAGCAGATTCTTGAGGCTACAACGCTGGGCGATCTGGTGCCTCGGACAGTGCAGACTTGCCGCTCTCTCGGGCAGTTCTGGGGAGCGATCAAACAGAAGTTCAGCACCTACCAAGAACGAAGGGACTTCCTTTTTGCTGAGTTTCAGCCTCTTATTGATCACCTTGAGCTTGCGACCGGCTCGCCTTCAGACGAGCTGATCAGTGGCTCGGTGAAGAGATTGGATGGTGCCTATGTTCACGCTGCCTGGGGCAAAGCTCTTGAGCGTAGGAACAGCGATCCAGAAGGAGCCATCACGATGGCCAGAAGTCTGCTGGAGGCTGTCTGCAAGCTCATCCTCGATGGCGCAGGGGTGAGCTATGGCGATGCTCCCGACATAAACAAGCTCTACAGCTTGGCGGCAGAGCAACTGAATCTCTCTCCGAGCCAGCACGCTGATAAGGACTTCAAGCGCATCCTTGGAGGCTGTACATCAGTGGTTGAGGGGCTTGGCGGCCTTAGAAACAGGCTCGGCGATTCCCACGGTAAGGGCGCTAGCTGGGTCAAGCCAGCACCTCGCCATGCGGAGCTAGCAGTGAACCTCGCTGGTGCCATGGCAACCTTCCTGCTCGCGACCTGGGAGTTTCGGCAGGGTCAACAAGCCTGACGCCGTTTCTCTTGGTAGAAGTCACCGCGAGCAGTTCTAACAAAGGCATCGTTGGTGATACCGGGGGTGCCGCTTTTTGCTCCGACCCACCCCAGGGTGCCGGGGGGAAAGTAGCGCCGCGACGTCATAGATACCGCCTCGCATTTTTGTTCAAAAAATAGCCGATGGGGTGTGGCCAGGTGATCCAAAAGGGATCCAGAAGTGATCCGAAACGGTGATCCAAAGTGCTCGCAATGGCGTACATCAGGTCTATAGAATGGCGCCCAACTTGAAAGCAGTGTGATGAGCGAAAGTCGCTGGAAGCCAGGATTTGAGAGGGCTGCCGGTCCCCTCGCAACGATCAGCCGTGAACCCGGTCAGGCCCGGAAGGGAGCAGCCGCAGCGGTGACATTGTGTGCCGGGGTGTGGCTGGTAGGGTTCACCTCCATAACGACCATCTTGTTCG
Protein-coding regions in this window:
- a CDS encoding recombinase family protein, which gives rise to MTATIAYVRVSTDDQTTEAQRHAISQRFNVSEWFSDEATSGATKALQREGFKALHAYARKGDTVVVAAIDRLGRDTIDVLETVEALKAKGVTVVSMREGFDLSSPVGKAMLAMLAAVAELERANIKARQMAGIERARAQGKKLGAPKVIDDQAVAVWRKENEASIADTAKHWGISTAAVKRACRVLRVPEAAAV
- a CDS encoding abortive infection family protein, with product MRNDLLIAAESLLNILIGHATGSPGSDADYAKLRKQILEATTLGDLVPRTVQTCRSLGQFWGAIKQKFSTYQERRDFLFAEFQPLIDHLELATGSPSDELISGSVKRLDGAYVHAAWGKALERRNSDPEGAITMARSLLEAVCKLILDGAGVSYGDAPDINKLYSLAAEQLNLSPSQHADKDFKRILGGCTSVVEGLGGLRNRLGDSHGKGASWVKPAPRHAELAVNLAGAMATFLLATWEFRQGQQA